The DNA segment AGGAGATGGCCAAGCGCCATCTCAAGGTGACAGGTGATTTGGGTCGGGTTGTCTTCGTGGTATGAAGAGAGTCTTCAGGAAAGGAAACGAGAACCATGATGCTAAAGAGGGGCTAGGAATACGACCTGCGCAACACCCAGTCGATCGAGGAGAGCGTCAGACACTCTGACGTTGTCTACAACTTGGTTGGCCGGAACTACCCTACCAAGTGAGTGCGGCAACGTTGGTCTTGGTcaaagggggaaagggggctAACCAGGTCAGGAACTTCTCCTATGAGGATGTCCACATTGAGGGTGCTGAGAGGATCGCGGAGGCGGTTGCCAAGTACGATGTTGATCGGTTCATCCACGTCTCTTCGTACAACGCCGACCCCAACCACGTTTCCGAGTTCTACTCCACCAAGGTATGTAGCCCCTGAACAGCCAAGTGGAAAGGTGCGGAGGTCTAACAGACTACACAGGGCCGTGCTGAGCACGTTGTCCGCAGCATCTTCCCCGAGACCACCATCGTGAGACCTGCTCCCATGTTCGGTTTCGAGGATAACCTGCTCCTCAAGCTTGCCAGCGTTGTcaacctcttcacctccaacaacatgcAGGAGAAGTTCTGGCCAGTACACGTCATCGATGTCGGTGAGGCTTTGGAGAAGATGCTCTGGGACGACAACACTGCCGCCCAGACTTTCGAGCTTTACGGTCCCAAGCAATACGCCATGGCTGAAATCGCCAAGCTGGTTGACCGTGAGATCTTCAAGAAGCGCAGACACATCAACGTGCCCAAAGCCATCCTCAAGCCTGCGGCTGCCATCATCAATAAGGCTTTGTGGTGGGACATCA comes from the Podospora pseudocomata strain CBS 415.72m chromosome 5, whole genome shotgun sequence genome and includes:
- the EFM5_1 gene encoding Protein-lysine N-methyltransferase efm5 (EggNog:ENOG503NV96; COG:C), which translates into the protein MPIDETKLPYFRIPRRPSRQLRGPSASSDLNVHSPVNMASMPTAVRTAAPKIARSAFHHQRRALSDVHITRTGKPLIRTQGGRSSLGEHTATVFGATGQLGRYIVNRLARQGCTVVVPYREEMAKRHLKVTGDLGRVVFVEYDLRNTQSIEESVRHSDVVYNLVGRNYPTKNFSYEDVHIEGAERIAEAVAKYDVDRFIHVSSYNADPNHVSEFYSTKGRAEHVVRSIFPETTIVRPAPMFGFEDNLLLKLASVVNLFTSNNMQEKFWPVHVIDVGEALEKMLWDDNTAAQTFELYGPKQYAMAEIAKLVDREIFKKRRHINVPKAILKPAAAIINKALWWDIMSADEIEREFHDQVIDETAKTFKDLDIEPTDISKWTYHYLQGFRSSTFYDLPPATEKEKKEERKYLHVLDE